One stretch of Corvus hawaiiensis isolate bCorHaw1 chromosome 1, bCorHaw1.pri.cur, whole genome shotgun sequence DNA includes these proteins:
- the TMEM42 gene encoding transmembrane protein 42, whose protein sequence is MWTVFTKALRLSSSSAATSVTTTASNFISSAILGKLLFGETWTPLWWIGLAVTVCGLMLLHTAAPQLVQVPAEKKE, encoded by the exons ATGTGGACAGTCTTCACAAAAGCCTTACgactctcctcctcctcggctGCTACCTCTGTGACAACAACAGCCTCCAACTTCATCTCTTCG gCTATCCTAGGAAAATTGCTCTTTGGGGAGACGTGGACGCCTCTGTGGTGGATCGGCCTCGCCGTGACGGTCTGCGGGCTCAtgctgctgcacacagctgCACCCCAGCTGGTGCAGGTCCCAGCGGAGAAGAAGGAATGA
- the TGM4 gene encoding protein-glutamine gamma-glutamyltransferase 4: protein MFGNTESNLEVTGIDFLKSQNTQQHHTDGYNIKNLVVRRGQAFHVQVSLNRELRAADKLSLRFGIGENPVKEKGTLLSLKPEREDFNGWKISVVKKNGKECLLSVTSSPNAVVGKYNLHVKTGANMYKPENGVIYLLFNPWCEDDVVYMANEAQRKEYVLNDTGYIYVGSAHSIYDRPWNYGQFEEFVLDACMYLLDKSKLSLTDRRDPANVSRAMSALVNANDDSGVLLGNWSGNYINGTSPMDWIGSVTILQKYYKTKKPVRYGQCWVFAGVLNTVMRCLGVPSRCVSTFDAAHDTEENLRVDVYLNERGEKLNSLSLDSVWNFHVWNDAWMKRTDLPEGFHGWQAIDSTPQEQSQGRFQCGPCPVKAVREGDVYLPYDSKFVYAEVNADRVYWVVKKVNGKDKYFKVGTETQAIGKKISTKAVGQNRREDITREYKYPEGSKEERMSMQRAYSFIRPSGMVPRSGYASTIQTLSGSTQPLVPKEPVTKTGLHLEITNTEPLHPGNPLEMAITVKTSTPGNWTVDLTGSCQLQYYTGKVQANLGTIKETVKLEGTSEMQIPMKIAPDAYMKTLSSLEDEVLILVTAIAEVKETNDKLTKETSMRFQYPPITVQMPETAKLYNDFSCAFIFKNKLNVTLENCKLLVEGLGIFKMTTFDQGDIMPGRIMKSEIICTPTKLGEKKIIAKLISNQIKGISTEKAITITE, encoded by the exons ATGTTCGGCAACACTG AGAGCAATCTGGAGGTCACTGGGATTGACTTTCTGAAGAGCCAGAacacccagcagcaccacacGGATGGGTACAACATCAAGAACCTGGTGGTGCGGCGTGGGCAGGCCTTCCACGTGCAGGTCAGCCTCAACAGGGAGCTGAGGGCTGCCGACAAGCTGTCCCTGCGCTTTGGCATCG GTGAAAATCCAGTGAAAGAAAAGGGGACCCTGCTGTCACTGAAACCAGAGCGGGAGGATTTCAATGGGTGGAAAATCTCCGTTGTCAAGAAGAACGGCAAAGAG TGCCTGCTGTCTGTCACCAGCTCACCCAATGCTGTTGTGGGCAAATACAACCTGCATGTGAAGACTGGTGCTAACATGTACAAGCCTGAAAATGGTGTCATCTACCTTTTGTTCAATCCTTGGTGTGAAG ATGACGTGGTCTACATGGCCAATGAGGCACAGAGGAAGGAGTATGTGCTCAACGACACCGGCTACATCTATGTTGGGTCTGCCCACAGCATCTACGACAGGCCCTGGAATTACGGGCAG TTTGAGGAATTTGTCTTGGATGCCTGCATGTATCTGCTGGACAAAAGCAAACTCAGTCTGACTGATAGAAGGGATCCTGCAAATGTGTCCAGAGCCATGTCTGCTTTG GTTAATGCCAACGATGACAGCGGTGTCCTGCTGGGGAACTGGTCAGGGAATTACATCAATGGAACATCCCCTATGGATTGGATTGGGAGTGTCACAATTTTGCAGAAGTACTACAAAACAAAGAAGCCGGTCCGTTACGGCCAGTGCTGGGTCTTCGCAGGGGTCCTCAATACAG TCATGCGTTGCCTGGGAGTGCCATCCCGCTGTGTGAGTACCTTCGACGCGGCCCACGATACCGAGGAGAACCTGAGAGTTGACGTCTACCTGAACgaaagaggagaaaagctgAACTCGTTGTCTTTAGACTCTGTCTG GAACTTCCACGTGTGGAATGATGCCTGGATGAAGAGAACGGACCTGCCAGAAGGGTTTCATGGCTGGCAGGCAATTGATTCAACCCCtcaggagcaaagtcaag GTCGTTTCCAGTGTGGCCCATGCCCGGTGAAGGCTGTCCGGGAAGGAGATGTGTATTTGCCCTACGACAGCAAGTTTGTGTATGCGGAAGTGAATGCTGACAGAGTCTACTGGGTCGTCAAGAAGGTGAACGGCAAGGACAAGTACTTCAAGGTTGGCACAGAGACCCAAGCCATCGGCAAGAAGATCAGCACAAAAGCCGTGGGGCAGAACAGGCGGGAAGACATCACCCGGGAGTACAAGTACCCCGAAG GCTCCAAAGAGGAAAGGATGTCTATGCAAAGAGCTTATAGCTTCATACGCCCTTCAGGAATGGTGCCTCGTTCGGGCTACGCTTCGACCATACAGACACTAAGCGGGAGCACCCAGCCTTTGGTCCCGAAGGAGCCCGTCACCAAGACTGGGCTCCACCTTGAGATAACCAACACAGAGCCTTTGCATCCTGGCAATCCCCTTGAAATGGCCATCACAGTCAAGACCTCTACTCCTGGGAACTGGACCGTTGACCTTActggctcctgccagctgcagtaCTATACTGGAAAAGTTCAGGCCAATCTTGGAACTATCAAGGAGACCGTCAAGCTTGAAGGCACATCTG agaTGCAGATCCCCATGAAAATAGCACCTGACGCGTACATGAAGACGCTGTCCTCCCTGGAAGATGAAGTGCTCATCCTTGTCACTGCCATTGCCGAGGTCAAGGAAACAAATGACAAACTCACCAAGGAGACCTCAATGAGATTCCAGTACCCCCCCATCACTGTCCAG ATGCCAGAAACAGCCAAACTGTACAATGACTTCAGCTGTGCATTCATCTTCAAGAACAAGCTGAATGTGACCCTGGAAAACTGCAAGCTGCTGGTGGAGGGCTTGGGCATATTTAAGATGACAACATTTGATCAGGG